Proteins from one Physeter macrocephalus isolate SW-GA chromosome 16, ASM283717v5, whole genome shotgun sequence genomic window:
- the LOC102995785 gene encoding E3 ubiquitin-protein ligase RNF113A-like, with protein MTDQMCTFLFKKPGRKGATGLRKCPICHQESGDNSSSSDEGNTVVRPEKKRATHNPMIQKTPGSGKQKAAYGDLSSEEGEGENKPESLGVFYKSTRSGKPVGPEDMGATAVYELDTEKERDAQAIFERSQKIQEELRHKEDDKIYRGINNYQKYIKPRDTSMGNASSGMVRKGPIRAPEHLRATVRWDYQPNICKDYKETGFCGFGDSCKFLHDRSDYKHGWQIERELDEGRYGVHEDENYEAGSDEEEIPFKCFICRQTFQNPVVTKCRHYFCESCALQHFCTTPRCYVCDQQTNGIFNPAKELIAKLKKHRAAEEGGASDFPEDPEEGPIPIT; from the exons ATGACAGACCAGATGTGCACCTTTCTTTTCAAAAAGCCTGGGCGAAAAGGGGCTACAG GTCTCAGAAAGTGCCCGATCTGCCACCAAGAGTCCGGagacaacagcagcagcagtgacGAAGGCAACACTGTGGTCCGCCCGGAAAAGAAGCGGGCGACCCACAATCCGATGATACAGAAGACCCCTGGCAGTGGTAAACAGAAGGCGGCTTACGGCGACCTGAGTagcgaggagggggagggggagaacaaGCCCGAGAGCCTCGGCGTGTTCTATAAGTCCACTCGCTCAGGGAAGCCCGTGGGGCCAGAGGATATGGGGGCGACTGCTGTCTATGAGCTAGACACAGAGAAGGAGCGTGACGCACAAGCCATCTTTGAGCGCAGCCAGAAGATCCAGGAGGAGCTGAGGCACAAGGAAGATGACAAGATCTATCGGGGAATCAATAATTATCAGAAGTACATTAAGCCCAGGGATACGTCCATGGGCAATGCTTCCTCCGGGATGGTGAGGAAAGGCCCCATCCGAGCTCCCGAGCATCTGCGTGCCACCGTGCGCTGGGATTACCAGCCCAACATTTGTAAGGACTACAAGGAGACTGGCTTTTGCGGCTTTGGAGACAGCTGCAAATTCCTCCATGACCGTTCAGATTACAAACATGGGTGGCAGATCGAACGTGAGCTTGACGAGGGTCGCTATGGTGTCCATGAGGATGAAAACTATGAAGCGGGAAGTGATGAGGAGGAAATACCGTTCAAGTGTTTCATCTGTCGCCAGACCTTCCAAAACCCAGTTGTCACCAAGTGCAGGCATTATTTCTGTGAGAGCTGTGCGCTGCAGCATTTCTGCACCACCCCGCGCTGCTATGTCTGTGACCAGCAGACCAATGGCATCTTCAATCCAGCGAAAGAACTGATTGCTAAACTAAAGAAGCATAGAGCTGCAGAAGAGGGTGGTGCTTCTGATTTCCCAGAAGACCCCGAAGAGGGTCCAATTCCCATTACTTAA